The nucleotide sequence CATCATCTTCTCTTCTGATCCTACGCCTCGGTAAAACCATACATGCCTGGAGAATTTATCATACTCCTTCAACGCACCATCTATAAAACAAATCCTCGAAGGACCCGATGTACCCTGAAACTACCTTTCTGGAATTGTTATTTGAGCCTCCGCCCATACCTCACTCTTCACTTCCGCAATTCGAAGAATTTTCTGAGGGTTTCCATTTCTGttattaaaaactttattatttctatttttccaaatgtaccataatatccatggaAAGTTGTTAAAATCATATTCTTTTGCAATCTCCAGAAAATATAATCCATATTAGTAAACACCGAAGCGGTGGGAAAAATACCAGGGGCTGAAGGGATTTTTGATAAAGCCCATGTTTGCAGAACTGGTGGGCATTCAAATAAAGCATGATTGACTCTTCCTCGGCACCACAAATACTGCATCGTGTATCACACTTAATACCTCGTGCCCTTAATTTTTTTGCCACCGAAATAGTACCAGAGAGAATTTGCCAAATAAAATGTCTAAGCTTTGGGGCACATTTAAGTTTCCAGCAGAAAACTAGTAATGGTTTAATATGCAAACCATAAGGAACCAAATCTTGTACTGGAAATAATGATTCCACCCTATATCCAAACTTAACCGTATATTTTTCTGACTCTGTGAAAGCCCATCCATAAAAATCTTGCCTATCATTCCGGCTTATAGCCAGACCTCTAATAATTTTGACATCCTCCAGGTGTATGTATACATTGAGGAAGTCCACATTCCAAGATTTCGTCAATGGATTGATGAAATTATCCACCTTCAAAgaagaattttaaaattgggatagtgttttttaattttcgaaTCTCGGGCGAGGAGCAGGAATCCATGGATCACTCCATATGGAAATGGTTTGTCCCGTTCTCACTCTTTTGATTAGCCATTTATTAACCAGAGATCTATCTGAGCAGATACTTATCCAACCATAAGACGGTGAATGAGATCTGTGAGGATCCAATGGATCAGTATTCCAAAAATATCGGCCTTTAAATATCGACCTTTAAATACTTTTGAGAACAAATAATCGCGAAAACTAAGTCATCTCTCCTCCTTGGATTTACATACCTTATCCAAGGAGAACCAATGAATACCTCTTTTATGTAAATTTCTTTATAACTATCTTTGGTAACCTATAACATGACATAAAATGATTTGGCATTGACGACACCACTGATTTTATCATCGCCTCTTTTCCACTTTTAGTGAGAAACCGAACTATCCAACTATTTACCCTATTATTGATCCGTTTattcaaaaaaccaaaaatttgtgCGTTTGGATCCTTCCAAACTTTCTGGTATTCTTAAATAATTTCTCATACCTCTAATGCCAAGTTCACTTTGAATTTCCACCGTCTGATCCTCTAGTACTTTATGACCAAATTCGAATTTCTACTaagttaaaacataaatttaaatgtaaaatatgtatTCTGAAATTTTATTAGTAAAACTAAAACGTAATAAACAATCTGATCATTTTAACTTTTcgttttaaaaactaaaatagaagaaatactaatactctctccgtttttttatatatgacgtTTTAGAGGaaattttttgttccaaattatttaACGTTTtcatatgtaaaatttattactaattaatgGTAGATGACCAATGATATTATAGTTtacattttattattggttaaattgtggttaggtaaacaattaatgatgtttttgtttagaaattaaatgtttattaatctatgtgcacaatcATAAAGCggcatatataaaaaaacggatGGAGTACTATTTTagtgctttttttttgtgtgtgttgatATTTGATTTATTGCTATTTAAGAGGTACTTTTTCAGAAAACAATGATAAAATCGTaccacaaaaaataaaaataaacgaaactatttttatatgaaaaaaaaggaGTTAAAAAAATATGGCCACTCTAGTGAGCCATGGCAAAAGGAGGGCAAGAGGCGTAATTAATAGCTTTCTGGTGGGGCATTACTAGCATCGCCGTATGATCCATGAAGTCTTTCAAAGCCACCACCGCCTGTAAAATTACCTTTAAGTCCTCCGCCGCCGCAAACCCTTCCTTTCCGGCGTTTCTCACCGCGTATACGTAAAACGTTAGGCATCCTTTCCTGAACTTAAACCTCGCCATCTCCCAGTTCTTTAACTTTCTGATCATCTTCTTGTTCACGTCACCGAGCGGAATCTCCGACGGCCATAGTCCTCCCTCCGCCGCCGTAACCGCCGTCTTCATCGCCTCCGTTTCGAAGACGAAGACAACCACTTTGGACTTCCTCGTTCCTAGCCCGAGGGTTAGTGTGTGCCATGCTTGGTGAGCTAAGATCGTGAAGTTCGTCGGAAGATACGCCGCCGTGGAAAGAAGCGGCGGAGATGGTGATGTTGAAGATGGGAGGGAGAGGAGTTTTAGGAGCTCGAGTGTTCTTGCTCGCCGGATTGTGAATGATTTGACGATTATCTGGCCGCCGAATTTGAGGCCTTTGACGGCGGAGGAAGGTTTGAAGGAGATGTCCGGCGAGGATTTggtatctttcttcttcttgttcttcttgattttcttgtctttctcttcCATGGCCATTGTTGCAGCTCTGTAtctttctttctcctctttGGTTTTAGTTTGTGATGAGATGAAGTTGGCAACTTTGGTTGGTGCTTTTGATTAAGCctgtctctctttttttttttataagttttcttaattatattgtttcttgattttgtaatattattatttcaacATCATGAGACAGGTTCCCAGTCTCTTTAATTGGAAAGTTTGTTTAGACATCAATTGCATTAAATGCGATTTGTgcagtgttttttttcttcgcTCACATTTGTACTGTTGAGCTTAGCTCGGTCAagtaaaactgaaaaataattaacaagCTAAGCATCCGTAGTCAACGAGAAAACTAGTCAAATCCATAAATAGCCAATAGTGCATTCGAATGTTTCTATTGTGAAATGGAAGCATTTGTTGTTCAAAAACGCCAATAGTGCATTCATTCGTGGGTTCGAACTTGGAAagggaaaaaaattaatttcagaCTAATTTACTCAATCACTCTAATACTTTTACCTTTTTTTAGCACTAGCTACTGTGTTTTCTTATGAACAAGAACAACACATGAATGGTGTTTCATTATGGTATCCTAGATTATGTTATGAAAAATTCATCACTAAAACGAATAGTTGTAAGTGAAAACATTTGAGGAGATACACATTGCGATCTCTAGTTGATTAAGATTAGCTATCACGACAGTCTTAGACTAAATTCTACATACTGATTGCCTAATGATAACTGTCTGAAAAACATACTATACAACAGATGTTCTAACCCAACATTTTTATATCAAACTTTATAGTAAGATCACATACTTAAAATCAATCCACCATATATAAATGCATAATGGTTGTATAACTAACTATAAGCATAATACGTGGAAAACACCAAATTAGTTTAAGTTGTGTTTTAAATGGGTATGTTTCTTTTCAAGGAAGGTTTTGTTTGGTAGATTGCTTAAGTAATTGCACTTAGGTGAAGTCTCGATCCCATTCTAGTAAGGTATGAAAACGCATTAAGTACATGCAAGACTAGTCGCAATCCTCCTTTTATATGTTTTCATCAAAAAATGGCTTGTGCTGCCATCAAGGAAAACGTAACTTTGACGTTAAATATGTTCCAATCGTAATCAAAGTATAGTGAAATGTTTGCAGCATTTTGTTTTCTACGTGAATAAATCAACATTCAGACGACGTCTTTGCCGTAAGTTGAAGCTTCTTTA is from Brassica napus cultivar Da-Ae chromosome A4, Da-Ae, whole genome shotgun sequence and encodes:
- the LOC106449219 gene encoding uncharacterized protein LOC106449219, whose translation is MAMEEKDKKIKKNKKKKDTKSSPDISFKPSSAVKGLKFGGQIIVKSFTIRRARTLELLKLLSLPSSTSPSPPLLSTAAYLPTNFTILAHQAWHTLTLGLGTRKSKVVVFVFETEAMKTAVTAAEGGLWPSEIPLGDVNKKMIRKLKNWEMARFKFRKGCLTFYVYAVRNAGKEGFAAAEDLKVILQAVVALKDFMDHTAMLVMPHQKAINYASCPPFAMAH